One Tomitella gaofuii DNA segment encodes these proteins:
- the gndA gene encoding NADP-dependent phosphogluconate dehydrogenase: protein MTSSTANSPADSSDQSGVGRAQIGVTGLAVMGSNLARNLARHGHTVALHNRHADKTDRLIAEHGAEGDFVRTESIEEFVAALQKPRRALIMVKAGEPTDQVIEQLAAAMEPGDIIIDGGNALFTDTIRREHALRERGLHFVGAGVSGGEVGALEGPSIMPGGSVESYKSLGPLLESIAAQVDGTPCCTHIGPDGSGHFVKMVHNGIEYSDMQLIGEAYDLMRRVLGFDAGRIAQVFRDWNGTELESYLVEITAEVLDKADPRTGAPLVDVIVDAAEQKGTGRWTVKAALDLGVPVTGIAEAVFARALSGARAQRAATKGLAGGTLPTVADALAGRGEAEFIEDIRRALYASKVIAYAQGFDEIKAGSDEHGWGVKPVDLATIWRGGCIIRARFLDRIREAYTSDPDLPSLVLDPFFRSAIEEGLDSWRRVVATAVRLGVPTPGFSSSLAYYDGLRAERLPAALTQGQRDYFGAHTYERVDAPEGKKFHILWSEGGAEVEA from the coding sequence ATGACCTCTTCTACGGCGAACTCTCCGGCAGACTCCTCCGACCAGTCCGGCGTCGGCCGCGCCCAGATCGGCGTGACCGGCCTCGCGGTGATGGGCTCCAACCTGGCCCGCAACCTGGCGCGGCACGGACACACCGTCGCATTGCACAACCGGCACGCGGACAAGACCGACCGCCTCATCGCCGAGCACGGCGCCGAGGGCGACTTCGTCCGCACCGAGTCGATCGAAGAGTTCGTCGCCGCGCTGCAGAAGCCGCGCCGCGCGCTGATCATGGTGAAGGCCGGCGAGCCCACCGACCAGGTGATCGAGCAGCTGGCTGCGGCGATGGAGCCGGGCGACATCATCATCGACGGCGGCAACGCACTGTTCACCGACACGATCCGCCGCGAGCACGCGCTACGCGAGCGCGGACTGCACTTCGTGGGGGCGGGCGTGTCCGGCGGCGAGGTGGGCGCGCTCGAGGGACCGTCGATCATGCCCGGCGGCTCGGTCGAGTCGTACAAGTCGCTGGGCCCGCTTCTCGAGTCGATCGCGGCGCAGGTCGACGGGACCCCGTGCTGCACCCATATCGGCCCTGACGGCTCGGGCCACTTCGTCAAGATGGTGCACAACGGGATTGAGTACTCGGACATGCAGCTCATCGGCGAGGCCTACGACCTCATGCGCCGCGTGCTCGGATTCGACGCAGGCCGCATCGCGCAGGTGTTCCGCGATTGGAACGGCACCGAGCTGGAGAGCTACCTGGTGGAGATCACCGCCGAGGTGCTCGACAAGGCCGACCCCCGGACGGGTGCACCGCTGGTGGACGTCATCGTCGACGCCGCCGAGCAGAAGGGCACCGGCCGCTGGACGGTCAAGGCCGCACTCGATCTGGGGGTGCCCGTCACGGGCATCGCCGAGGCCGTGTTCGCCCGCGCACTCTCCGGAGCCCGCGCCCAGCGCGCCGCCACCAAGGGGCTCGCCGGCGGCACCCTGCCCACTGTGGCGGACGCCCTGGCGGGCCGCGGCGAGGCGGAGTTCATCGAGGACATCCGCCGCGCGCTGTACGCGTCCAAGGTGATCGCCTACGCGCAGGGCTTCGACGAGATCAAGGCCGGCAGCGACGAGCACGGCTGGGGAGTCAAGCCCGTCGACCTGGCCACCATCTGGCGCGGTGGGTGCATCATCCGCGCCCGGTTCCTCGACCGCATCCGCGAGGCCTACACCTCCGATCCGGACCTGCCCAGCCTGGTCCTGGACCCGTTCTTCCGCAGCGCCATCGAGGAGGGGCTCGACAGCTGGCGGCGCGTCGTAGCGACCGCCGTGCGGCTGGGCGTGCCCACGCCGGGGTTCTCCTCCTCGCTCGCGTACTACGACGGGCTGCGCGCCGAGCGCCTTCCCGCCGCCCTCACCCAGGGGCAGCGCGACTACTTCGGCGCCCACACCTACGAGCGCGTCGACGCGCCGGAGGGCAAGAAGTTCCACATCCTGTGGAGCGAGGGCGGCGCCGAGGTGGAGGCCTGA
- a CDS encoding hemolysin family protein yields MNIAITILSLVGFFALTLGTAVFVAAEFSLTALEKSTVDSHARDGDRRARIVQHAHRTLSFQLSGAQLGITITTLLTGFIAEPVFSSLFHGPLVSAGLSDSTADWIALALALIIATSLSMILGELVPKNLAIAHPLSVARATAPLQAGFSLAGKWALNALNGTANAIVRRLGIEPADELRSARSPDELGSLVRNSAKQGSLAPGTALLVDRSLNFGERTADELMTPRVRIESLDRTDTVTDLVELAARTGYSRFPVTDGDLDATIGVVHIKQAFGMTAESRASRSVGDIARTVPSVPASLDGDAVMERVRAHGMQVALVVDEYGGTAGMISMEDLVEEILGDVRDEHDATLADVQPTADGWLCSGLLRIDEVSAAIGLPLPEGDYETLAGLLLTEFGHIPAEGEEITVPIATTLDDEQPTLGDQLGAHHEVWRARVVRMDGRRIDRVALSTELPADESDGTVDAGGPAGTGDGAARGGRGDR; encoded by the coding sequence ATGAACATCGCCATCACCATCCTCAGCCTCGTCGGCTTCTTCGCGCTGACGCTCGGCACCGCCGTGTTCGTCGCCGCCGAGTTCTCCTTGACGGCGCTCGAGAAGAGCACAGTCGATTCCCACGCCCGCGACGGTGACCGCCGCGCGCGGATCGTCCAGCACGCGCACCGCACACTCTCGTTCCAGTTGTCCGGCGCCCAGCTGGGCATCACCATCACCACGCTGCTCACCGGCTTCATCGCCGAACCCGTGTTCTCGTCGCTGTTCCACGGCCCCCTCGTATCGGCCGGCCTGTCCGATTCGACGGCCGACTGGATCGCCCTCGCGCTCGCACTGATCATCGCCACGTCCCTGTCGATGATCCTCGGCGAGCTGGTGCCGAAGAACCTCGCCATCGCGCATCCCCTGTCGGTCGCGCGTGCCACGGCTCCACTGCAGGCGGGGTTCTCGCTGGCCGGCAAGTGGGCGCTCAACGCCCTCAACGGGACGGCGAACGCCATTGTCCGCCGGCTGGGGATCGAGCCCGCCGACGAACTCCGCTCGGCCCGCTCCCCCGACGAACTCGGCTCGCTGGTGCGCAACTCCGCCAAGCAGGGTTCCCTCGCCCCGGGCACGGCATTGCTCGTCGACAGGTCTTTGAACTTCGGCGAACGCACCGCGGACGAGCTCATGACGCCGCGCGTGCGGATCGAGTCGCTCGACCGCACCGACACCGTCACCGACTTGGTCGAACTCGCCGCGCGCACGGGCTACTCCCGCTTCCCTGTGACTGACGGCGACCTGGACGCGACCATCGGCGTCGTCCACATCAAGCAGGCCTTCGGCATGACGGCGGAATCGCGCGCGAGCAGGAGCGTGGGCGATATCGCACGCACCGTGCCGAGCGTGCCCGCCAGCCTCGACGGCGACGCCGTCATGGAGCGGGTCCGCGCCCACGGGATGCAGGTGGCCTTGGTGGTCGACGAGTACGGCGGCACCGCCGGGATGATCTCGATGGAGGACCTCGTCGAGGAGATCCTGGGCGACGTCCGCGACGAGCATGACGCGACGCTCGCCGACGTGCAGCCCACCGCGGACGGCTGGCTGTGCTCCGGGCTGCTGCGCATCGACGAAGTGTCCGCGGCCATCGGGCTGCCCCTGCCGGAGGGCGACTACGAAACCCTGGCCGGCCTGCTGCTCACCGAATTCGGACACATCCCGGCCGAGGGCGAGGAGATCACGGTGCCCATCGCCACCACACTCGACGACGAGCAGCCGACGCTGGGCGACCAGCTGGGCGCCCACCACGAAGTATGGCGCGCACGGGTGGTCCGCATGGACGGACGCCGTATCGACAGGGTCGCGCTGAGCACCGAGCTGCCGGCCGACGAGTCCGACGGCACGGTCGACGCCGGCGGCCCGGCCGGCACCGGGGACGGCGCGGCACGCGGCGGGAGGGGCGACCGATGA
- a CDS encoding GuaB1 family IMP dehydrogenase-related protein — MPPYELTYDDVFLVPARSGVASRFDVDLAGDDGSGTTIPLVAANMTAVSGRRMAETLARRGGLVVLPQDLPLDALRATVLDVKSRHPVHETPVTLSPDDSVADAVVLIPKRSHGAAVVVDQGRPIGTVTPADCADVDRFSRVGAVTSADFVTVPAGTPPREVFDRLTTAREELAVLVDGEGLLAGVLTRAGAVRSELYTPALDDRGRLRVAAAIGINGDAEATARALADAEVDVLVVDTAHGHQDKMIGAVRAVRAAAPDLPVVAGNVVSAEATRDLLAAGADIVKVGVGPGAMCTTRMMTGVGRPQFSAVLECAAAARSAGGRVWADGGIRHPRDVALALAAGASNVMIGSWFAGTHESPGDLRYDADGTPYKESFGMASKRAVEARTRSRDAFDRALKAQFEEGISTSRMRLDPQRPGVEDLVDHICAGVRSTCTYSGARSTAELHDKAVLGIQSAAGFAEGRPLDSGW; from the coding sequence ATGCCGCCGTATGAACTCACCTACGACGACGTGTTCCTGGTGCCCGCCCGGTCCGGAGTCGCCTCGCGTTTCGACGTCGATCTGGCCGGCGACGACGGGTCCGGCACGACCATCCCGCTCGTCGCCGCGAACATGACGGCCGTGTCCGGGCGGCGGATGGCGGAGACGCTCGCGCGCCGCGGCGGGCTGGTCGTACTGCCCCAGGACCTGCCGTTGGATGCCCTCCGCGCCACCGTCCTGGACGTCAAGTCCCGCCACCCCGTGCATGAGACGCCGGTGACGCTCTCCCCCGACGACTCGGTCGCCGACGCGGTGGTGCTCATCCCCAAGCGTTCGCACGGCGCCGCGGTCGTGGTCGACCAGGGTCGGCCCATCGGCACCGTCACCCCCGCCGACTGCGCGGACGTCGACCGCTTCAGCCGGGTCGGCGCCGTGACGTCCGCGGATTTCGTCACCGTGCCCGCGGGAACGCCGCCGCGGGAGGTTTTCGACAGGCTCACCACCGCCCGGGAGGAGCTCGCCGTGCTCGTCGACGGCGAGGGGCTCCTCGCCGGTGTGCTCACCCGCGCCGGCGCGGTGCGCTCGGAGCTCTACACGCCCGCGCTCGACGATCGCGGGCGCCTGCGCGTCGCCGCGGCCATCGGCATCAACGGCGACGCGGAAGCCACGGCGCGGGCCCTGGCCGACGCGGAGGTCGACGTCCTCGTGGTCGACACGGCGCACGGGCACCAGGACAAGATGATCGGCGCCGTCCGCGCGGTCCGTGCCGCCGCTCCGGACCTGCCGGTGGTGGCCGGAAACGTGGTGAGCGCAGAGGCCACCCGCGACCTGCTCGCCGCGGGGGCCGACATCGTCAAGGTGGGCGTCGGCCCGGGTGCGATGTGCACGACGCGGATGATGACCGGCGTGGGCCGGCCGCAGTTCTCCGCCGTGCTCGAATGCGCGGCGGCCGCGCGCAGTGCGGGCGGGCGCGTGTGGGCGGACGGCGGCATCCGCCATCCCCGCGACGTGGCGCTGGCGCTCGCCGCGGGCGCGTCGAACGTGATGATCGGCTCCTGGTTCGCGGGCACCCACGAATCCCCGGGCGACCTGCGCTACGACGCCGACGGTACGCCCTACAAGGAGAGCTTCGGCATGGCGTCCAAGCGGGCCGTCGAGGCCCGCACGCGCAGCCGCGACGCATTCGACCGTGCACTCAAGGCCCAGTTCGAGGAGGGCATCTCCACCTCACGCATGCGGCTGGACCCGCAGCGCCCCGGTGTGGAGGACCTGGTCGACCACATCTGCGCCGGCGTGCGGAGCACGTGCACCTACTCCGGCGCCCGGTCGACGGCCGAGTTGCACGACAAGGCCGTGCTCGGCATCCAGTCCGCGGCCGGCTTCGCCGAGGGCCGGCCGCTCGATTCCGGCTGGTGA
- a CDS encoding Clp protease N-terminal domain-containing protein, which produces MTDNRPPLIDRSAARPADSGPAMPYTQGTHDALVAAQAVSRPSAQQAGPESDRHASVTAAHLMLAILAETGSTATRAFTDQGLRLGRARMRVAALTLPPPDRVERADGPLTAIDVVLAEARSDAARRRHRAVGTGHLLIALTAPHALADELTGLGLDVSAAVRFVCATYAATPPRPRDTGREFA; this is translated from the coding sequence GTGACCGACAATCGGCCGCCGCTGATCGACAGGTCCGCCGCCCGCCCGGCGGACTCGGGCCCCGCGATGCCGTACACACAGGGCACCCACGACGCCCTCGTCGCCGCCCAGGCGGTGTCCCGCCCGTCCGCGCAACAAGCGGGCCCGGAATCCGATCGCCATGCCTCCGTCACCGCGGCGCACCTGATGCTCGCCATCCTCGCGGAGACCGGTTCCACAGCCACCCGGGCCTTCACCGACCAAGGGCTCCGACTCGGCCGTGCACGCATGCGCGTGGCCGCACTCACGCTGCCGCCCCCGGACCGCGTCGAGCGCGCGGACGGGCCCCTGACCGCCATCGACGTGGTCCTCGCCGAGGCCCGCTCCGACGCGGCGCGCCGCCGGCATCGCGCTGTGGGCACCGGCCACCTGCTCATCGCGCTCACCGCGCCGCACGCGCTCGCCGACGAGCTCACCGGCCTCGGACTGGACGTGTCCGCGGCGGTCCGGTTCGTGTGCGCGACGTACGCCGCCACGCCCCCTCGGCCGCGCGACACCGGCCGCGAGTTCGCCTGA
- a CDS encoding NAD(P)/FAD-dependent oxidoreductase: MTSETGTPQRHRVVVIGSGFGGLFSTQALKRADVDVTLIAKTTHHLFQPLLYQVATGILSEGEIAPSTRLVLRKQDNAEILLGSVTDIDLDARTVTSEAMAITRVTPFDSLIVAAGAKQSYFGNDHFAEYAPGMKTIDDALELRGRILGSFEQAEICTDDYERERLMTFVVVGAGPTGVELVGQIAELAHRTLHGSFRNIDSRDARIILLDGADDVLPVYGGKLSASTAKRLTTMGVEIHTGAMVTDVDRDGITIKKKDGSEKLIRCQCKVWSAGVQASKLGGILAEQSHAELDRAGRVHVNPDLSLPGHPNVFVIGDMMALDNLPGLAQVAMQGGTYVAKNIAAEAGGRPHHERKPFKYWDKGSMATISRFSAVAKVGRLELTGFIAWIIWLVIHLMYLVGFKSRLTTLLSWATTFFGRGRGQMTITVQQVLARSALGQLGNGKYAVLDVDAAKKLAQEEAERVLALERARNGTRGSAEKDTVDTNSAAERSADAPDANPTEAAG; the protein is encoded by the coding sequence ATGACCAGCGAGACGGGAACGCCCCAGCGCCACCGGGTGGTCGTCATCGGATCCGGCTTCGGCGGGCTGTTCAGCACGCAGGCGCTCAAACGCGCCGACGTCGACGTCACCCTGATCGCCAAGACCACCCACCACCTGTTCCAGCCGCTGCTCTACCAGGTGGCCACCGGGATCCTGTCCGAGGGCGAGATCGCCCCGTCCACCCGCCTGGTGCTGCGCAAGCAGGACAACGCCGAGATCCTGCTGGGCTCGGTGACGGACATCGACCTCGACGCCAGAACGGTCACCTCGGAAGCCATGGCGATCACGCGGGTCACGCCGTTCGACAGCCTCATCGTCGCTGCGGGCGCCAAGCAGTCGTACTTCGGCAACGACCACTTCGCCGAGTACGCGCCGGGTATGAAGACCATCGACGACGCCCTGGAGCTGCGCGGCCGGATCCTCGGCTCGTTCGAGCAGGCGGAGATCTGCACGGACGACTACGAGCGCGAGCGGCTCATGACGTTCGTCGTCGTCGGCGCGGGCCCCACGGGCGTCGAGCTGGTGGGCCAGATCGCCGAGCTCGCGCACCGCACACTCCACGGCAGCTTCCGCAACATCGATTCGCGCGATGCCCGCATCATCCTCCTCGACGGGGCGGACGACGTGCTTCCGGTGTACGGCGGCAAGCTCAGCGCCAGCACGGCCAAGCGGCTGACCACGATGGGCGTCGAAATCCACACCGGCGCCATGGTCACCGACGTCGACCGGGACGGCATCACCATCAAAAAGAAGGACGGCAGCGAGAAACTCATCCGCTGCCAGTGCAAGGTGTGGTCGGCGGGCGTGCAGGCGAGCAAGCTCGGCGGCATCCTCGCCGAGCAGTCGCATGCCGAGCTCGACCGGGCGGGCCGCGTGCACGTCAACCCGGATCTGAGCCTTCCAGGGCACCCGAACGTGTTCGTCATCGGCGACATGATGGCGCTCGACAACCTGCCCGGGCTCGCACAGGTGGCCATGCAGGGCGGCACCTACGTGGCCAAGAACATCGCGGCGGAGGCCGGTGGCCGCCCGCACCACGAGCGCAAGCCGTTCAAATACTGGGACAAGGGCAGCATGGCGACGATCTCGCGGTTCAGCGCCGTCGCCAAGGTGGGACGGCTCGAGCTCACCGGGTTCATCGCGTGGATAATCTGGCTCGTCATCCACCTGATGTACCTGGTGGGCTTCAAGAGCCGGTTGACGACGCTGCTGTCGTGGGCCACCACGTTCTTCGGCCGCGGCCGAGGACAGATGACCATCACCGTGCAGCAGGTGCTCGCCCGCTCCGCCCTGGGACAGCTGGGCAACGGCAAGTACGCGGTCCTCGACGTGGACGCGGCGAAGAAGCTCGCGCAGGAGGAGGCGGAGCGGGTGCTCGCGCTCGAACGCGCACGCAACGGCACCCGCGGCTCTGCCGAGAAGGACACTGTCGATACGAACTCCGCCGCCGAACGCTCTGCCGACGCACCCGACGCGAACCCCACCGAGGCCGCCGGCTGA
- a CDS encoding BlaI/MecI/CopY family transcriptional regulator, translated as MAGLGELEKAVMDHLWAADAPQTVRQVHADLASHRDLAYTTVMTVLQRLAKKGLVTQHRSDRAHRYAPVHSRDELVAGLMVDALSNGTESGERVGALVHFVQQVTPDEAHALREALDALENAEDRNRTRP; from the coding sequence ATGGCCGGACTCGGAGAGCTTGAAAAGGCAGTGATGGATCACCTGTGGGCTGCGGACGCGCCGCAGACCGTCCGTCAGGTGCACGCCGACCTCGCCTCCCACCGCGACCTCGCCTACACCACTGTGATGACCGTGCTGCAGCGCCTGGCCAAGAAGGGACTGGTCACCCAGCACCGTAGCGACCGCGCGCACCGGTACGCGCCGGTGCACAGCCGGGATGAACTGGTCGCCGGGCTCATGGTCGACGCCCTGTCCAACGGCACCGAATCCGGCGAGCGGGTGGGCGCACTGGTGCATTTCGTCCAGCAGGTGACGCCCGACGAGGCGCATGCGCTGCGCGAGGCCCTCGACGCGCTCGAGAACGCGGAGGACCGCAACCGGACGCGCCCTTGA
- a CDS encoding M56 family metallopeptidase — translation MNPVSALIFGILALALAGPIPALLSRAAWTHRAPRAALVLWQAVALAAVLSAFSAGIAIASRLLVPGPDGRPTTAPLDEIDVLGWPLWALYVAVLAATLIIGARLIFAVTRVGFHTRRRRARHRMLVDLLDCSPDLAHRPSSAALRVLSSPRPLAYCLPGLRRRIVMSEGVLDTLDDAEIRAVLTHERAHLRARHDLVLEAFTAVYAAFPRFVRSGSALDSVQLLVEMLADDSARRTAGPTPLARALVACAGAEAPAGALALGGPGTLVRVTRLHRDNDRRLAALVYFTAAAVLVVPTLAVAIPWLTELHKLMGPLSPLH, via the coding sequence ATGAACCCCGTGTCCGCGCTGATTTTCGGGATCCTGGCCCTCGCTCTGGCCGGCCCGATCCCCGCCTTGCTGAGCAGGGCCGCATGGACGCACCGCGCACCGCGCGCGGCGCTGGTGCTGTGGCAGGCGGTGGCGCTCGCGGCCGTCCTGTCCGCCTTCAGCGCGGGCATCGCCATCGCCAGCCGCCTGCTGGTGCCGGGCCCCGACGGCCGCCCCACCACCGCCCCGCTCGACGAGATCGACGTCCTCGGCTGGCCGCTGTGGGCGTTGTACGTCGCCGTCCTCGCCGCGACGCTCATCATCGGCGCCCGGCTGATCTTCGCCGTCACCCGCGTGGGCTTCCACACCCGGCGGCGCCGCGCGCGCCACCGGATGCTCGTCGACCTTCTCGACTGCTCGCCGGACTTGGCGCACCGGCCCTCGTCGGCGGCGCTGCGCGTGCTCAGCAGCCCCCGGCCTTTGGCGTACTGCCTCCCCGGCCTGCGGCGACGCATCGTCATGTCGGAAGGCGTGCTCGACACACTGGACGACGCCGAGATCCGCGCGGTCCTCACCCACGAGCGCGCACACCTGCGCGCCCGGCACGACCTGGTGTTGGAGGCGTTCACCGCTGTCTACGCGGCGTTCCCCCGCTTCGTGCGCAGCGGCTCCGCCCTCGATTCCGTCCAGTTGCTCGTCGAGATGCTCGCCGACGATTCCGCGCGCCGCACCGCCGGCCCCACGCCGCTCGCGCGCGCACTGGTCGCCTGCGCAGGCGCGGAGGCGCCGGCCGGCGCGCTGGCGCTCGGCGGGCCCGGCACGCTGGTCCGGGTCACCCGGCTGCACCGCGACAACGATCGTCGTCTCGCCGCACTGGTCTACTTCACCGCCGCAGCGGTGCTGGTGGTACCCACACTCGCCGTGGCGATCCCCTGGCTCACCGAGCTGCACAAGCTCATGGGCCCCCTGTCGCCTCTCCACTGA
- a CDS encoding DUF350 domain-containing protein, which yields MNLAVEFGTLHSSSLGQNAVAIVLYFAVGVAIMGLGFVLVDVLTPGNLRKQVFQEHRPNAVAVAVGMHLALAIVVASSIFASSLGLAQGLVDTIVYGVIGVLLQVATLIVLEVAAPGRARDLIKSPTLHPSAIAVAVTLFAVGIVNAAAIS from the coding sequence ATGAATCTGGCCGTCGAATTCGGAACGCTCCACAGCAGCAGCCTCGGGCAGAACGCCGTGGCGATCGTGCTGTACTTCGCCGTCGGCGTCGCGATAATGGGACTCGGCTTCGTCCTGGTCGACGTGCTGACCCCCGGCAACCTGCGCAAGCAGGTATTCCAGGAGCACCGGCCCAATGCCGTCGCGGTCGCCGTAGGCATGCACCTCGCGCTCGCCATCGTCGTCGCCTCGAGCATCTTCGCCAGTTCACTGGGACTCGCCCAGGGACTCGTCGACACCATCGTCTACGGCGTGATCGGCGTCCTGCTGCAGGTGGCCACACTGATCGTGTTGGAGGTCGCCGCCCCGGGCCGCGCCCGCGACCTCATCAAGTCCCCCACCCTGCACCCGTCGGCCATCGCCGTCGCGGTGACCCTGTTCGCGGTGGGCATCGTGAACGCCGCCGCCATCTCGTGA
- a CDS encoding PaaI family thioesterase: MAGVGFHKAFGLRFLEASGDRIRVEWDAAPELHQPYGIVHGGVYCSVIESIASLGAALWLGERGNVVGVNNNTNFLRAVRTGRLEAVAEPQHRGRLQQLWRVAITDEDGRLVAEGQVRLQNVENAERLGN; the protein is encoded by the coding sequence ATGGCGGGCGTCGGGTTCCACAAGGCGTTCGGGCTGCGCTTTCTGGAGGCCTCGGGCGACCGCATCCGCGTGGAGTGGGACGCCGCACCGGAACTGCACCAGCCGTACGGAATCGTCCACGGCGGAGTCTACTGTTCCGTGATCGAGTCGATCGCCAGCCTCGGCGCCGCGCTGTGGCTGGGGGAGCGCGGCAACGTGGTCGGTGTGAACAACAACACGAACTTTCTGCGCGCGGTGCGCACAGGCCGACTCGAGGCGGTGGCCGAGCCGCAGCACCGGGGGCGGCTGCAGCAACTCTGGCGCGTGGCGATCACCGACGAGGACGGCCGGCTGGTGGCCGAGGGGCAGGTACGGCTGCAGAACGTCGAGAACGCCGAGCGCCTGGGCAACTGA
- a CDS encoding polyamine aminopropyltransferase: MLRRRWRALLLASVAACAACGLIYELALLTLSTSLAGGGIVATSLIVAGYVAALGAGALLVKPLLHRAAITFVTVETVLALVGGLSATALYLTFAYYGSSVWVLVLATALIGSLVGAEVPLLMTLLQQGRTAEATDSGRILANLNAADYLGALLGGLAWPFILLPALGMIRGAAVTGMVNLVAAAILALFLLRHLLSRRALMLSLLLLAAAAAALVTLLVGSRHIETTARQALYADPIIAYERSDYQEIVVTQRGNDTRLYLDGGLQFSTRDEYRYTESLVYPALQADTRSVLILGGGDGLAARELLRVPTVEHIVQVELDPEVLELARTTLSGINDDSLDDPRVHVIVDDAMSWLRQDHPEIPDGGFDAVLIDLPDPDTPQLGRLYSTEFYGLAARVLAPDGRMVVQSGSPYFTTDAYWRTVSSVRAAGLAVTPFHVYVPTFGGWGFTLAAHGDAPPAATLPPRLPELRFLDQQVLDAAVVFPDDMGPRNLEPSTLAHPRVVEDMRHGYR, from the coding sequence GTGCTCCGGCGCCGGTGGCGGGCGCTGCTGCTCGCCTCCGTCGCGGCGTGCGCGGCCTGCGGACTGATCTACGAGCTCGCCCTGCTCACGCTGTCGACCAGCCTCGCCGGCGGCGGCATCGTCGCCACCTCGCTGATCGTCGCCGGGTACGTTGCCGCACTCGGTGCCGGGGCACTGCTGGTCAAGCCGCTCCTGCACCGTGCAGCCATCACCTTCGTCACGGTGGAGACCGTGCTGGCGCTGGTCGGCGGGCTCTCCGCGACGGCGTTGTACCTGACCTTCGCCTACTACGGCTCGTCGGTGTGGGTGCTGGTGCTGGCGACCGCGCTCATCGGGTCGCTCGTCGGCGCCGAGGTGCCGCTGCTCATGACGCTGCTCCAGCAGGGGCGCACGGCCGAGGCCACCGACTCCGGCCGGATCCTCGCCAACCTCAACGCGGCGGACTACCTCGGGGCGCTGCTCGGCGGCCTCGCCTGGCCGTTCATCCTGCTGCCGGCGCTCGGCATGATCCGCGGCGCCGCCGTCACCGGCATGGTCAACCTCGTCGCGGCGGCGATACTGGCGCTGTTCCTGCTGCGGCACCTGCTGTCGCGGCGCGCGCTCATGTTGTCGTTGCTGCTGCTCGCCGCGGCCGCCGCCGCACTCGTCACGCTGCTGGTGGGCTCCCGCCACATCGAGACCACCGCACGCCAGGCCCTCTACGCCGATCCGATCATCGCCTACGAGCGCTCCGACTACCAGGAGATCGTGGTGACGCAGCGGGGTAACGACACCCGCCTCTACCTGGACGGCGGGCTGCAATTCTCCACGCGCGACGAGTACCGCTACACCGAGAGCCTGGTGTACCCGGCGCTGCAGGCCGACACACGCTCCGTGCTGATCCTCGGCGGCGGCGACGGGCTGGCTGCGCGCGAACTGTTGCGCGTGCCCACGGTGGAGCACATCGTGCAGGTGGAGCTGGACCCCGAGGTGCTGGAGCTCGCCCGCACCACCCTCAGCGGCATCAATGACGATTCCCTCGACGACCCCCGGGTGCACGTGATCGTCGACGACGCGATGTCATGGCTGCGCCAGGATCATCCGGAGATCCCCGACGGCGGTTTCGATGCGGTGCTCATCGACCTGCCCGACCCCGACACGCCGCAGTTGGGACGGCTCTACTCGACGGAGTTCTACGGCCTCGCCGCCCGCGTGCTGGCCCCGGACGGCCGCATGGTGGTGCAATCGGGAAGCCCGTACTTCACCACCGACGCCTACTGGCGCACGGTCTCCTCCGTGCGTGCGGCCGGGCTCGCGGTCACCCCGTTCCACGTCTACGTCCCCACCTTCGGCGGCTGGGGCTTCACACTCGCCGCCCACGGCGACGCTCCCCCCGCCGCGACGCTGCCCCCGCGGCTCCCGGAACTCCGGTTCCTCGACCAGCAGGTGCTCGACGCCGCGGTGGTCTTCCCCGACGACATGGGACCGCGCAACCTCGAGCCGTCGACGCTGGCCCATCCCCGCGTGGTCGAGGACATGCGCCACGGCTACCGCTGA
- a CDS encoding DUF4247 domain-containing protein, with protein MSPRRHYLIAGLLAFGGVVCLLLAVAVAKNIESHIDETYQRAQIAAGGKNYRCTGDPARVADDLAAYKAPQARQADRGTEYLRYDDDIVTVGPLGGEPCVVHVEGLNSGYRGGAFIFLGPGFYPGAPSGGAGGSGGGPGGTK; from the coding sequence ATGAGCCCCCGGCGTCACTACCTCATCGCGGGCCTGCTCGCTTTCGGCGGTGTCGTGTGCCTGCTGCTGGCCGTCGCCGTCGCCAAGAACATCGAATCGCACATCGACGAGACCTACCAGCGGGCGCAGATCGCCGCGGGCGGCAAGAACTACCGCTGCACCGGCGACCCCGCCAGGGTGGCGGACGACCTCGCCGCATACAAGGCCCCGCAGGCACGCCAGGCGGACCGCGGCACCGAGTACCTGCGATACGACGACGACATCGTCACCGTCGGCCCCCTCGGCGGGGAGCCGTGCGTGGTCCACGTCGAGGGACTCAACTCCGGCTATCGCGGCGGCGCGTTCATCTTCCTCGGCCCCGGCTTCTACCCCGGCGCGCCGTCCGGCGGCGCCGGGGGCAGCGGCGGCGGCCCGGGGGGAACCAAATGA